The following proteins are encoded in a genomic region of Planococcus lenghuensis:
- a CDS encoding PfkB family carbohydrate kinase yields the protein MHIRQMELQDREMWLEMRRQLWPHCPEEKHQAEIGEQLNSDNLTAFLAEKDGEAAGFLEVSIHGNAHGEAGCCGYMEGWFVRGECRGQGAGRRLAEAAEIWAAARGLNRMASDSEEDNEHSRHAHAALGYREIAVRDGEAKFIKDIKSIVTYGDAFIDYFSKGTDNTEFSRHLGGATVNVAAGAGRLGLPSAFITVTGDDGDSRFFREQLEQENVNLAFAVSVPEKRVSGVYVHLTPEFDRVFASYENETPDIQVAPADLSAAAFETASAFHFCSGTMFQPTALETTRSAVRLAKQYGVLCSLDVNIRPLRWDSEDQCRRTVNEFLQQADIVKMTVEELAFLTETESIDEGLRRLAGFKIPLLFITDGENGTRAVSGSESIHVPVVPVPPVDTTGAGDAFVAGVLRHIHLYGLPGTREEIIRCAAFGNKLGALCTTKRGALTAMPRLEEAQAFLEGEVE from the coding sequence ATGCATATTCGACAAATGGAACTGCAAGACAGGGAGATGTGGCTTGAAATGCGGCGACAGCTGTGGCCGCATTGCCCTGAAGAAAAACACCAAGCGGAAATCGGGGAACAGTTGAATTCGGACAATCTGACCGCATTCTTGGCAGAAAAGGATGGAGAGGCAGCCGGTTTCCTTGAAGTATCGATTCATGGAAATGCACATGGAGAAGCCGGCTGTTGCGGATATATGGAAGGCTGGTTTGTCCGGGGAGAATGCCGGGGGCAAGGGGCCGGCCGGCGATTGGCGGAAGCGGCAGAAATCTGGGCTGCCGCCAGAGGCCTGAACCGGATGGCCTCGGACTCGGAAGAAGACAACGAGCACAGCCGGCATGCTCATGCCGCGCTCGGCTACCGGGAAATCGCTGTCCGTGACGGGGAAGCAAAGTTCATCAAGGATATAAAAAGTATCGTAACCTATGGGGATGCCTTTATCGATTATTTCAGCAAAGGGACGGACAACACTGAGTTCAGCCGGCATCTCGGCGGCGCAACGGTTAACGTGGCAGCTGGTGCCGGTCGGCTTGGCCTGCCGTCCGCTTTCATTACGGTGACGGGAGACGACGGGGATTCCCGGTTTTTCCGGGAGCAACTGGAACAGGAGAATGTGAATCTGGCATTCGCTGTGTCGGTGCCTGAAAAACGGGTGAGCGGCGTTTATGTGCATCTGACGCCGGAATTCGACCGGGTCTTCGCATCTTACGAAAACGAAACGCCGGACATCCAAGTGGCACCGGCCGATTTATCAGCGGCAGCTTTCGAGACAGCCAGCGCTTTTCATTTCTGTTCCGGCACTATGTTTCAGCCGACGGCATTGGAAACGACGCGGTCCGCTGTCCGTCTTGCCAAGCAATATGGCGTCCTTTGTTCACTGGATGTCAATATCCGGCCCCTCCGATGGGACAGCGAAGACCAGTGCCGCCGGACGGTAAATGAATTTTTGCAGCAGGCGGATATCGTAAAGATGACAGTAGAAGAATTGGCGTTTTTAACCGAGACCGAGTCGATTGATGAGGGGCTTCGCCGGCTGGCGGGATTCAAGATTCCGCTGCTGTTCATTACGGACGGTGAGAATGGTACGCGTGCTGTGAGTGGCAGTGAGAGCATCCATGTACCGGTGGTGCCTGTGCCGCCGGTCGATACGACAGGTGCCGGGGATGCATTTGTGGCAGGCGTACTGCGGCATATCCACCTGTACGGACTTCCGGGAACGCGGGAGGAGATCATTCGCTGTGCCGCTTTCGGCAATAAACTCGGAGCCTTGTGCACGACGAAAAGAGGCGCATTGACGGCGATGCCGAGACTGGAAGAAGCACAGGCTTTTTTGGAAGGAGAAGTGGAATGA
- a CDS encoding iron-containing alcohol dehydrogenase family protein, whose translation MENLIVQGAPNAYICETGALSRLEAHLTALNYKTVLVIHGKKSWESASPYFPSFEQIDAVFIQYGGECSLAEIERIALRAGQADAIIGIGGGKILDLAKAAARVAGKETVLIPTVASNCAAWTPLSVIYDAGKYVRFDIHPKNASLVLLEPDILLRAPEEMLAAGIGDTIAKWYESDVQFRKLDTFTAPVTIARFAAKLCYDELLVHGEAAMAAARQKELNDSFIKTAETIIMTAGMVGGFSDPSRIVAAAHAIHNGLTALDETHHVQHGAKVAYGILIQLVLEDRWDEAGKLAGYFRQIGLPTSLRDLGIGTVTEESLQPVAEKATAKNETIHNLRKDGVTAREVLHAMLTYEKYTALVG comes from the coding sequence ATGGAAAACCTGATTGTGCAGGGAGCGCCGAATGCGTATATATGTGAAACGGGTGCTTTGAGCAGATTGGAAGCGCATTTGACCGCTCTCAACTATAAAACTGTGTTGGTCATCCATGGGAAAAAGTCGTGGGAGTCAGCCAGCCCTTATTTCCCGTCGTTTGAACAGATTGATGCTGTGTTCATCCAGTATGGCGGGGAATGTTCACTTGCGGAAATTGAACGTATCGCATTGCGTGCCGGACAGGCAGACGCCATTATCGGAATCGGAGGCGGGAAGATTTTGGATTTAGCAAAAGCGGCAGCCCGTGTTGCCGGCAAGGAAACAGTACTGATTCCGACAGTTGCTTCCAATTGTGCTGCCTGGACACCGCTCAGTGTGATTTATGATGCCGGCAAATATGTCCGGTTCGACATCCACCCCAAAAATGCATCACTGGTCCTGCTGGAACCGGATATACTTTTACGGGCACCAGAGGAGATGCTGGCGGCCGGCATTGGAGACACAATCGCCAAATGGTATGAGTCGGATGTGCAGTTTCGAAAACTGGATACCTTCACAGCTCCAGTTACAATCGCCCGGTTTGCAGCTAAACTTTGTTATGATGAACTGCTCGTGCATGGAGAAGCGGCAATGGCCGCAGCCCGGCAAAAGGAACTGAACGACAGCTTCATCAAGACAGCTGAAACGATCATCATGACAGCGGGAATGGTTGGCGGGTTCAGTGATCCGTCCCGGATCGTTGCGGCAGCACACGCTATTCATAACGGATTAACGGCACTTGATGAAACTCATCATGTCCAGCATGGTGCGAAAGTGGCGTACGGGATTTTGATTCAATTGGTTCTGGAAGACCGCTGGGATGAAGCGGGTAAGCTTGCCGGATACTTTCGGCAGATTGGTCTCCCGACATCGCTAAGAGATTTGGGGATTGGAACAGTGACGGAAGAATCACTGCAGCCGGTGGCGGAAAAAGCGACAGCCAAAAACGAAACCATTCATAATCTGCGGAAGGATGGAGTAACGGCTCGGGAAGTTTTGCATGCGATGCTGACATATGAAAAGTACACGGCTCTTGTCGGTTAA
- a CDS encoding MetQ/NlpA family ABC transporter substrate-binding protein → MKKFGLVLTASALALAACGEEEAAEVTSEAGVEGETQAITLGATAGPYSDMLNKAIVPQLEELGYEVDVREFSDYIQPNIALDNGDLDANLFQHTVYLESFEEQHSMDLSALIMVPTAPMGIYSNVFDSIDAIEDGATIAIPNDPVNAARAFLILEDEGLIQLDPEAETLTVSEQDIIENTKNLKFQPIDAGQLPRAVEGSDLSAVPGNYALASEMDLLDALALENMPDQYRNVVAVTADNEDSELAADLVEIVESPEFEEVIDAEFEGFGKPEWMTEE, encoded by the coding sequence ATGAAAAAATTCGGATTGGTATTGACAGCAAGCGCATTGGCCCTCGCCGCGTGTGGGGAAGAGGAAGCGGCGGAAGTTACTTCAGAAGCAGGAGTTGAAGGGGAAACGCAGGCGATCACGCTTGGTGCGACGGCCGGACCCTATAGTGACATGCTGAACAAAGCGATTGTTCCGCAGCTTGAAGAACTGGGCTATGAAGTAGATGTACGGGAATTCAGCGATTATATCCAGCCGAACATCGCACTCGACAACGGCGATTTGGATGCGAACCTGTTCCAGCACACAGTTTATCTGGAAAGCTTTGAAGAACAGCACAGCATGGACTTGTCGGCACTCATTATGGTTCCGACCGCACCAATGGGGATTTATTCGAATGTTTTTGATTCAATCGATGCCATTGAAGATGGTGCTACAATCGCCATTCCGAATGATCCGGTGAATGCAGCCCGTGCTTTCCTGATTCTTGAGGATGAAGGCCTGATCCAACTTGACCCGGAAGCGGAGACACTGACGGTATCCGAGCAGGATATCATTGAAAACACGAAGAATCTGAAATTCCAGCCAATTGATGCCGGCCAGCTGCCGCGGGCAGTGGAAGGATCTGATCTGTCAGCTGTTCCGGGAAATTATGCACTTGCTTCAGAAATGGACCTGCTGGATGCATTGGCACTTGAGAACATGCCGGATCAGTACCGTAACGTGGTCGCCGTGACAGCTGACAATGAAGACAGCGAACTCGCAGCGGATCTGGTGGAAATTGTGGAATCACCGGAATTTGAAGAAGTGATCGATGCAGAATTTGAAGGCTTCGGCAAGCCGGAGTGGATGACAGAGGAATAA
- a CDS encoding methionine ABC transporter permease codes for MGVEWGRIIELMPDIQQAFFETLIMISISFGVAFLIGLPLGILLFATDKGLFWENRFAKSVIGFIANMIRSIPFIILLVALIPLTNLIAGTTIGPYAASVSLSVAAIPFFARLVETSFREIDKGVIEAAIAVGATPFMIIKDVLLPEAKPSLIQGITLTLISLIAYSAMAGVVGGGGIGDLAIRFGYYRYDNTIMIVTVVILIVLVQLIQQAGDWTSKTIDKR; via the coding sequence ATGGGCGTTGAATGGGGACGCATTATCGAGCTGATGCCGGATATCCAGCAGGCATTTTTTGAAACGCTGATCATGATCAGTATTTCCTTCGGCGTTGCCTTCCTTATCGGTTTGCCGCTCGGAATCCTGCTTTTTGCAACGGATAAAGGACTGTTCTGGGAGAACCGGTTTGCCAAGTCGGTAATTGGATTCATCGCCAATATGATCCGGTCGATTCCATTCATCATTTTGCTGGTGGCCCTGATTCCACTGACGAACCTGATTGCCGGAACGACGATCGGCCCATATGCGGCAAGCGTGTCGCTATCGGTCGCAGCCATCCCGTTTTTTGCCCGGCTTGTTGAAACATCGTTCCGGGAAATTGATAAAGGCGTTATTGAAGCCGCCATTGCGGTGGGGGCGACGCCATTCATGATTATCAAGGATGTGCTGCTGCCGGAAGCAAAACCGAGTCTGATCCAAGGGATTACGCTCACATTGATTAGCCTTATCGCATACTCTGCGATGGCAGGCGTGGTCGGAGGCGGAGGCATCGGCGACCTCGCGATCCGCTTCGGTTATTACCGGTATGACAACACCATCATGATTGTGACCGTCGTCATACTTATTGTGCTCGTTCAGCTGATTCAGCAAGCGGGCGACTGGACATCCAAAACAATCGATAAACGATAG
- a CDS encoding methionine ABC transporter ATP-binding protein — translation MIEIEQLTKTYKTKYGTVTGVDNVSLTVGEGEIFGIVGYSGAGKSSLIRCINLLERPTSGVIRIGGTDLTKLGSGQLRKSRLKIGMIFQHFYLISQKTVYDNVAFALRAAGTPAKKIRPRVEELLEMVGLADKRDVFPGQLSGGQKQRVGIARALANDPTVLLCDEATSALDPNTTLSILRLLKEINRKLNITIVLITHEMNVVKEICDRMAIMQGGRVIEEGAVYDVFASPQTELTREFISSVVSFDVPEQVLASVRGTLVRVLFKGDVAGEGVIADMLQRHAVKGNFLHGAIEYIQERPLGIFIMELTGERGAVTDALEYLQSRRAAVEVMNHGR, via the coding sequence ATGATTGAGATTGAACAACTGACGAAAACATATAAAACGAAATATGGAACCGTGACTGGTGTGGACAATGTTTCCCTGACGGTCGGGGAAGGGGAAATCTTCGGGATCGTCGGGTATTCCGGCGCCGGGAAGAGTTCACTCATCCGCTGCATCAATTTACTGGAACGTCCCACTTCAGGTGTGATCCGGATTGGCGGGACCGATTTGACGAAACTGGGCAGCGGCCAATTGCGGAAATCCCGACTGAAAATCGGAATGATCTTCCAGCATTTTTATTTGATCAGCCAAAAAACGGTCTACGACAACGTTGCATTCGCACTCCGGGCTGCGGGTACACCGGCAAAAAAGATCCGGCCCCGGGTTGAGGAATTGCTGGAGATGGTCGGTCTGGCAGATAAACGGGATGTTTTTCCGGGTCAGCTGAGCGGCGGCCAGAAGCAGCGGGTGGGAATTGCCCGGGCGCTCGCGAATGATCCGACAGTGCTGCTGTGTGACGAAGCGACATCAGCGCTGGATCCGAATACAACGCTTTCGATTCTCCGCCTGCTGAAGGAAATTAACCGGAAGCTGAACATTACGATCGTGCTTATCACGCATGAAATGAATGTGGTGAAGGAAATTTGTGACCGGATGGCCATCATGCAAGGTGGACGTGTAATTGAAGAAGGAGCGGTCTACGATGTGTTTGCGAGTCCGCAAACAGAGCTGACCAGGGAATTCATCTCAAGTGTGGTGTCATTTGATGTGCCGGAACAGGTACTGGCCTCCGTACGGGGTACCCTCGTCCGCGTGTTGTTTAAAGGAGACGTCGCCGGAGAGGGCGTCATTGCAGACATGCTGCAGCGGCATGCGGTAAAAGGGAATTTCCTTCATGGGGCCATTGAATACATTCAAGAGAGACCGCTCGGCATCTTTATTATGGAACTCACAGGTGAACGGGGAGCGGTCACCGATGCCCTTGAGTATCTGCAGAGCCGACGGGCAGCAGTGGAGGTGATGAATCATGGGCGTTGA
- a CDS encoding carbon-nitrogen family hydrolase, which yields MKIACIQMDIVFGEPETNFAHVEERMREAAANGADVIVLPEMWNTGYALTQLEELADRDGKAESFLAAFAKEHGVHIVGGSVSSKKNHGFTNTMYVVNSSGETIAEYDKAHLFGLMDEHIHLESGESANLFELNGIPAGGVICYDLRFPEWLRRHALEGAKVLFVPAEWPAPRIDHWRILLQARAIENQCFIVAVNRVGSDPANEFGGHSMVIAPWGDVRMELGTEEEIGYADITLDEVDEVRGRIPVFDDRREWIYSSILKK from the coding sequence TTGAAAATAGCTTGCATACAAATGGATATCGTATTCGGCGAACCTGAAACGAACTTTGCGCACGTGGAAGAACGGATGCGGGAAGCGGCAGCGAACGGGGCGGACGTCATCGTGCTGCCCGAGATGTGGAATACCGGATACGCGCTGACGCAGCTTGAAGAACTCGCGGACAGAGATGGAAAGGCGGAATCTTTCCTGGCGGCGTTTGCCAAAGAGCATGGCGTTCACATCGTCGGCGGATCCGTATCGTCGAAGAAGAATCATGGATTTACAAATACCATGTACGTAGTAAACAGCAGCGGTGAAACGATTGCGGAGTATGACAAAGCGCACCTGTTCGGACTGATGGATGAGCACATCCACTTGGAATCGGGTGAGTCGGCCAATTTGTTTGAGCTGAACGGCATTCCGGCCGGCGGTGTCATCTGCTATGACCTCCGATTCCCGGAATGGCTCCGGCGCCATGCGCTCGAAGGAGCGAAAGTGCTGTTCGTACCGGCGGAATGGCCGGCGCCACGCATTGATCACTGGCGCATTCTGCTGCAGGCGCGGGCAATCGAGAACCAATGCTTCATTGTGGCGGTGAATCGGGTCGGCAGTGATCCGGCCAACGAATTCGGCGGTCACTCGATGGTCATTGCCCCGTGGGGTGACGTGCGGATGGAACTCGGGACCGAAGAAGAAATCGGCTATGCGGATATCACATTGGACGAAGTGGACGAAGTGCGCGGGCGGATTCCGGTGTTTGATGACCGGCGGGAATGGATTTATTCGAGTATTTTGAAAAAGTGA
- a CDS encoding pyridoxal phosphate-dependent aminotransferase, whose translation MEFSNRLQQLPTQFFAKLTKDVRQAVAEGRDVINLGQGNPDQPTPPHIVKALQDAAADPQSHKYSPFRGTDELKETAAAFYKREYDVDIDPATEVAVLFGTKIGLVELPLCLMNEGELMLLPDPGYPDYLSGTALAGVQYETMPLTGENNFLPDYSTVPESISDQAKLLYLNYPNNPTGATATQSFFNDTVAYAKKHDIGVVHDFAYGAIGFDGIKPPSFLQSEGAKDIGVELYTLSKTYNMAGWRVGFAVGNAQFIEALNLIQDHLFVSLFPAVQHAAAAALSGSQEPVDELVALYDRRRKTLVREGARIGWNFDAPKGSFFAWLPVPEGLTSVQFADRLLKEADVAVAAGSGFGTGGEGYVRVGLLVDEDRIAEAMQRIAKLDLF comes from the coding sequence ATGGAATTTTCTAACCGGCTGCAGCAATTGCCGACCCAATTTTTCGCCAAGCTGACGAAAGACGTCCGGCAGGCTGTCGCAGAAGGACGGGATGTCATCAACCTTGGACAGGGCAATCCGGATCAGCCGACACCGCCTCATATCGTAAAAGCGCTGCAGGACGCAGCAGCGGATCCGCAATCGCACAAATATTCCCCGTTTCGCGGCACCGATGAATTAAAAGAAACAGCAGCTGCCTTTTATAAGCGGGAATACGATGTTGATATTGATCCCGCCACCGAAGTGGCTGTCCTGTTCGGCACGAAGATCGGACTGGTCGAGCTTCCGCTATGCCTTATGAATGAAGGCGAGCTGATGCTGCTGCCGGATCCGGGTTATCCGGATTACCTGTCGGGCACCGCCCTCGCCGGTGTGCAATATGAAACAATGCCGCTGACCGGGGAAAATAATTTCCTTCCCGACTACAGCACCGTTCCTGAATCCATCAGTGATCAGGCAAAGCTGCTGTATCTCAATTATCCGAACAACCCGACCGGCGCGACTGCCACCCAGTCGTTCTTTAATGACACAGTCGCATACGCGAAGAAGCACGACATCGGTGTCGTGCACGATTTCGCTTATGGCGCAATCGGCTTTGACGGCATTAAACCGCCGAGCTTCCTGCAGTCCGAAGGCGCCAAAGACATCGGCGTCGAATTGTACACGCTGTCGAAGACGTATAATATGGCCGGCTGGCGGGTCGGCTTCGCGGTCGGTAACGCGCAATTTATCGAAGCGCTCAATCTGATTCAGGATCATTTATTCGTCAGTCTGTTCCCTGCGGTTCAGCATGCAGCGGCAGCCGCATTGAGCGGCAGTCAGGAACCTGTCGATGAACTAGTCGCATTGTATGACCGCCGCCGGAAAACGCTCGTGCGGGAAGGTGCGCGCATCGGCTGGAATTTCGATGCACCAAAAGGGTCCTTCTTTGCCTGGCTCCCGGTTCCGGAAGGGCTCACGAGCGTTCAATTCGCTGACCGGTTATTGAAAGAAGCCGACGTCGCGGTAGCGGCTGGCAGCGGGTTTGGAACGGGCGGCGAAGGCTACGTCCGGGTCGGCCTCCTTGTGGATGAAGACCGGATCGCAGAAGCGATGCAGCGAATTGCCAAACTGGATTTATTTTGA
- the ssuE gene encoding NADPH-dependent FMN reductase, translated as MSEIVILSGSPSESSRSETVLHYLGSLLQQEGFSVTHLSVRDVPQEDLFTGRFDSPAIAEISTLIHDASGVIVGSPVYKAAYSGVLKALLDLLPQDALQDTPVLPLMTGGSPNHLLALEYSLKPLLATLKGQNLKGVYLVDSQIDKSNPAQPILEDDVRQRLTKQLAYFVKIIGKQQESLR; from the coding sequence ATGAGTGAAATCGTCATATTATCCGGGAGTCCGTCCGAATCTTCACGGTCGGAAACCGTTCTGCATTATTTAGGTTCACTGCTCCAACAGGAAGGCTTTTCCGTCACCCATTTATCAGTCCGGGATGTGCCCCAGGAGGATTTATTCACCGGCAGGTTCGACAGCCCGGCCATTGCGGAAATCAGCACGTTGATCCATGACGCGAGTGGCGTAATTGTCGGTTCCCCCGTCTATAAGGCAGCTTATTCCGGCGTCCTGAAAGCCTTGCTTGACCTGCTGCCGCAGGACGCGCTGCAGGATACACCAGTCCTGCCATTGATGACCGGCGGCAGTCCGAATCACCTGCTTGCGCTCGAATATTCGCTGAAACCGCTGCTCGCCACATTGAAAGGGCAAAACCTGAAAGGCGTTTATCTGGTGGACAGCCAAATCGACAAGTCGAACCCGGCGCAGCCGATCCTGGAAGATGACGTCCGGCAGCGGCTCACGAAGCAGCTCGCCTATTTTGTGAAAATCATCGGTAAACAGCAGGAAAGCCTGCGATAG
- a CDS encoding LLM class flavin-dependent oxidoreductase has protein sequence MTNKRIYLNAFDMNCAGHQSPGLWTHPEDESHKYKDSEYWIELAKLLEKGNFDAVFLADVLGTYDVYDGSRDAAVRQGAQSPVNDPLLVVPLMSAVTKHLGFGVTASVTHEHPYTFARRMSTLDHLTNGRVGWNIVTSYLKSAAVNIGKEDQIKHDERYDIAEEYLQVAYKLWEGSWEDDAVILDKANGVYTDPSKVHDIGHEGYYYKVPGAHLTEPSPQRTPVLYQAGASKKGVAFAGKHAECVFIGPPNIEAAKGSVQKIRAEAEKAGRNKEDVKILSLLTPIVGRTEEEAHEKFNDYKKHISHEGALALFGGWTGIDLSAYAPDQPLEYIENDAIQSALENFTKIIPGKKPTVNDIKEFVGIGGLGPYTVGSPEQIADTLEQWVNEAGVDGFNIAYAITPGTFKDFIELVIPILQERGLVRTEYEGTSLRDSLFGEGDRLPDRHPGKQFAWQQLAINK, from the coding sequence ATGACCAATAAACGGATCTACTTGAACGCATTCGATATGAATTGCGCGGGACACCAATCGCCCGGACTGTGGACACATCCGGAGGACGAATCTCATAAATATAAAGACAGTGAATACTGGATTGAATTGGCGAAGCTGCTGGAGAAAGGCAATTTCGATGCCGTTTTCCTAGCGGATGTCCTTGGCACTTACGATGTCTATGACGGATCCCGTGATGCTGCGGTCCGGCAAGGCGCCCAATCACCTGTCAACGATCCACTGTTGGTCGTGCCGCTCATGTCAGCTGTGACTAAGCATTTAGGGTTCGGTGTAACGGCTTCGGTCACACACGAACACCCTTACACGTTCGCCCGCCGCATGTCGACACTCGATCACCTAACGAACGGCCGTGTCGGCTGGAACATCGTCACTTCTTACTTGAAAAGTGCAGCCGTTAACATCGGTAAAGAAGATCAGATCAAGCATGACGAGCGCTATGACATTGCAGAAGAATACCTTCAAGTCGCCTATAAATTATGGGAAGGCAGCTGGGAGGACGATGCGGTCATCCTCGATAAAGCGAATGGCGTCTACACGGATCCTTCAAAGGTCCATGATATCGGCCACGAAGGGTATTATTATAAAGTTCCGGGTGCTCACTTGACGGAACCTTCCCCACAGCGCACGCCTGTCCTTTATCAGGCAGGTGCTTCCAAAAAGGGCGTGGCGTTTGCCGGGAAACACGCCGAATGCGTCTTTATCGGTCCGCCCAATATCGAAGCAGCCAAAGGGTCTGTCCAAAAAATACGGGCAGAAGCGGAAAAAGCGGGGCGGAACAAAGAGGATGTCAAGATTCTCAGCCTGCTGACACCGATCGTCGGAAGAACAGAGGAAGAAGCACATGAGAAATTCAACGACTATAAAAAGCACATCAGCCACGAAGGCGCACTCGCCTTGTTCGGCGGCTGGACCGGCATTGATTTGTCCGCCTACGCACCGGATCAGCCCCTCGAGTATATCGAAAACGATGCGATTCAGTCGGCGCTCGAGAATTTCACGAAAATCATTCCAGGCAAAAAACCGACCGTCAACGATATCAAGGAATTCGTCGGCATCGGCGGACTTGGCCCGTACACCGTCGGATCTCCCGAGCAGATCGCCGACACACTGGAACAATGGGTGAACGAAGCGGGAGTTGACGGCTTCAATATCGCTTATGCGATCACACCGGGAACTTTCAAGGATTTCATCGAACTTGTCATCCCGATCCTTCAGGAACGCGGACTGGTCCGGACGGAATACGAAGGCACTTCCCTTCGCGACAGCTTGTTCGGTGAAGGTGACCGTCTACCGGACCGGCACCCGGGCAAGCAATTCGCCTGGCAGCAGCTGGCCATAAATAAATAA
- a CDS encoding YihY/virulence factor BrkB family protein — MNLFKRTGRRFFKDHYYDRAAQTAYYLLVSILPFLIFMLSLISYFPVDQEAVLNFIEPFAPGESFTLIADNVRVILDEGKGRILSVSLISAFWVSSMAVQSLARTLNHAYGAPSKLPFLKGLARDLSITFLFMIIVPVSLLLPFAEQWLRWAADYLNVLDEWSGALYVWRIIKWGLGTLFIFLFFLVFFRVVPNQPIRFSTVLPGAILSTVGWQIASLLFGYYTAEVSYSRLYGQLSGIIVLVGWFYLTATIVLFSGLLNAEYLQRKQDIKYGMRSHPPKNTRLETDKT; from the coding sequence ATGAATTTATTCAAACGGACCGGCCGGCGGTTCTTCAAAGATCATTATTACGACAGGGCCGCGCAAACGGCTTATTATCTGCTTGTTTCCATCTTACCGTTCCTTATTTTCATGCTGTCACTCATCAGTTATTTTCCGGTGGACCAGGAAGCGGTGCTGAACTTCATCGAACCATTCGCGCCTGGCGAATCGTTTACACTCATCGCTGATAACGTAAGGGTAATTCTCGATGAAGGGAAGGGGCGGATCCTGTCCGTTTCCCTGATCAGTGCTTTTTGGGTCAGCTCCATGGCAGTCCAGTCATTGGCCCGCACATTGAATCATGCTTACGGGGCACCGAGCAAACTGCCATTTCTTAAAGGTCTTGCCCGGGATCTGAGCATTACGTTTCTGTTTATGATCATCGTTCCGGTCTCGCTGTTGCTGCCGTTCGCAGAGCAGTGGCTGCGCTGGGCTGCTGATTACTTGAATGTGCTCGATGAATGGTCCGGTGCGCTCTATGTCTGGCGGATCATCAAATGGGGACTTGGCACGCTGTTCATTTTCCTGTTTTTCCTCGTATTTTTCCGGGTTGTGCCAAACCAGCCCATCCGGTTCAGCACCGTCCTGCCAGGTGCGATTTTGTCGACAGTCGGTTGGCAGATTGCGTCCCTGCTGTTTGGCTATTACACGGCTGAAGTGAGCTACTCCCGCCTGTATGGGCAATTGTCCGGAATTATTGTGTTGGTCGGCTGGTTCTATCTGACGGCGACGATCGTGCTGTTTTCCGGATTGCTGAATGCGGAGTACTTGCAGAGAAAGCAGGACATCAAGTATGGAATGCGGTCGCATCCGCCGAAAAACACCCGGCTGGAGACCGATAAAACATGA